In Lodderomyces elongisporus chromosome 2, complete sequence, the following proteins share a genomic window:
- the SEN15 gene encoding tRNA splicing endonuclease subunit, protein MTGTFGTTPSEQVRLNLIHYNLWTEVTSHNDHIVSGLPPQELVPTDDDVDDDDDVVDKNKRREWVVCKRLLNTKLSVEEINTWFEEIKDITQREGDLKTPINESLNSQSKEDKTDKEPIISNQTDLTTTKTTNTPNKWTRIKNINGKDRVGRITIAMINDDGTIVYYFIHDGITKPRQN, encoded by the coding sequence ATGACAGGCACATTTGGAACCACGCCATCAGAACAGGTGCGACTCAATCTTATTCATTACAACCTCTGGACCGAGGTCACGCTGCACAATGATCATATTGTGAGTGGATTGCCTCCTCAGGAACTAGTACCCACAGACGACGACgtcgacgacgacgacgacgtcgtcgacaagaacaaaagacgAGAATGGGTGGTTTGCAAACGATTATTGAACACCAAGTTGAGTGTTGAGGAGATAAATACGTGGtttgaagaaattaaagATATAACTCAACGTGAAGGTGACCTTAAGACCCCCATTAACGAATCTCTCAATTCACaatcaaaagaagataaaacTGATAAAGAACCAATAATATCCAATCAAACTGATTTAACCACAActaaaacaacaaacacaccAAATAAATGGACtagaataaaaaacataaacGGGAAAGATAGAGTTGGTCGCATAACCATAGCCATGATTAATGACGATGGTACAATTGTTTATTACTTTATACACGATGGAATTACTAAACCACGTCAAAACTAA